Proteins from a single region of Desulfolutivibrio sulfoxidireducens:
- a CDS encoding glycosyltransferase family 4 protein encodes MRIAFYAPMKPLSDPTPSGDATIARGLVEFLRQRGHEVVEASALRARWIFKKPWLWPRVLWERRESRMRVEDARADLWLTYHAYYKAPDVLGPWCARRAHIPYAIFQGIYSTKRAKTLGTRLGYELNRKSLLAAAHVFTNKLRDLENLARIIPADRLTYVPPGIVPGRFVFDPASRKALRARIGAGEAPIVATAAMFRPGVKVRGLTYLIERLGELARQGRAFRLIVAGDGPCREELLERARRELPGRAFFLGRVPREEMAGFLSAADLFAFPGIRESLGMVFLEAQSVGLPVVAFDNDGVPEVVARGETGLLTPPFDDAAFCAALCRLLDDRELRRTMGERAEARVRRTHDLARNYAQAETILTRLADRPLAELFSRKAPPAGAKRK; translated from the coding sequence GTGAGAATCGCCTTCTACGCCCCCATGAAGCCCCTGTCGGACCCGACGCCCTCGGGAGACGCCACCATCGCCAGGGGGCTCGTGGAGTTTCTGCGCCAGCGGGGACACGAGGTGGTGGAGGCCAGCGCGCTTCGGGCCAGATGGATCTTCAAAAAGCCCTGGCTGTGGCCCCGGGTCCTGTGGGAACGGAGGGAGAGCCGGATGCGCGTGGAGGACGCCCGGGCCGACCTGTGGCTGACGTACCATGCCTACTACAAGGCCCCGGACGTGCTCGGCCCGTGGTGCGCCCGGCGCGCCCATATCCCCTACGCCATCTTCCAGGGCATCTATTCCACGAAAAGGGCCAAGACCCTGGGGACCCGCCTGGGCTACGAACTCAACCGCAAAAGCCTGCTCGCGGCGGCCCACGTCTTCACCAACAAGCTGCGCGACCTGGAGAACCTGGCCCGGATCATCCCGGCCGATCGTCTGACCTACGTCCCGCCGGGCATCGTCCCCGGCCGCTTCGTGTTCGATCCGGCCTCGCGAAAGGCCCTGCGGGCCAGGATCGGGGCCGGCGAGGCCCCCATCGTGGCCACGGCGGCCATGTTCCGGCCCGGGGTCAAGGTCCGGGGCCTGACCTACCTGATCGAGCGGCTCGGGGAACTCGCCCGGCAGGGGCGGGCCTTCCGTCTCATCGTGGCCGGGGACGGACCGTGCCGGGAGGAGCTTTTGGAGCGTGCCCGCCGGGAACTCCCGGGCCGGGCCTTCTTCCTGGGCCGGGTTCCCCGGGAGGAGATGGCCGGATTTCTGAGCGCCGCCGACCTCTTCGCCTTCCCGGGCATCCGGGAATCCCTGGGCATGGTCTTTCTTGAGGCCCAGTCCGTGGGGCTGCCCGTGGTGGCCTTCGACAACGACGGGGTGCCCGAGGTGGTGGCCAGGGGCGAGACCGGCCTTCTGACCCCGCCCTTTGACGACGCGGCCTTTTGCGCGGCCCTTTGCCGGCTTCTGGACGACCGGGAACTGCGCCGGACCATGGGGGAGCGGGCCGAGGCCAGGGTGCGCCGGACTCACGATCTGGCCCGCAATTACGCCCAGGCCGAGACCATCCTCACGAGGCTGGCGGATCGGCCGCTTGCCGAGCTTTTTAGCCGCAAAGCGCCGCCCGCAGGCGCAAAAAGGAAATGA
- a CDS encoding glycosyltransferase family 4 protein — MADDRPVLAMVLKGYPRISETFISNEIRLLEEMGLRIRIISMRRPRESFAHASVSRIKADVVYLPEMLTGHWGEFLRRNLRQLRARPAAYLKATARMLRQFVKTRRSASLKHLLQAGYLLQDPASDPPAAHFHAHFAHSPGSVARYAAMLTGLPFSFTGHAKDVYTQNPLALTEKIRHAAFAVTCTGHNRDYLERLAAGRTPVHLVYHGIDLSLFSPGPPPPLKPPYRILSVARLTAKKGLPTVLRALGLLAEMGLDFTCDVIGEGEDRQKLEALAGYCGISTRVFFHGAMPHEKVLDFYRAAHAFVLGCQVLPNGDRDGIPNVLVESMAMGVPVAATSVSAIPELVTEGETGLLVPPGDPEALAQAVHRLVTDAGLRGRIIPAAMEKVRRDFDNTVHTARLADIFRQRAGSPPGIFA, encoded by the coding sequence ATGGCCGACGATAGGCCCGTTTTGGCGATGGTCTTAAAAGGCTATCCGCGCATCTCCGAGACGTTTATCTCCAACGAAATACGGCTGCTGGAGGAAATGGGCCTGCGCATCCGCATCATCTCCATGCGCAGGCCCCGCGAATCCTTCGCCCACGCCTCGGTCTCGCGCATCAAGGCCGACGTGGTCTATCTGCCGGAGATGCTCACCGGCCATTGGGGCGAGTTTTTGCGCCGCAACCTGCGCCAGTTGCGCGCCCGCCCCGCCGCCTACCTCAAGGCCACGGCCCGCATGCTGCGTCAGTTCGTCAAAACCCGGCGTTCGGCCTCGCTCAAGCACCTGCTCCAGGCCGGCTATCTGTTGCAGGACCCCGCGTCCGATCCCCCGGCCGCCCACTTCCACGCCCATTTCGCCCATTCCCCGGGCTCCGTGGCCCGGTACGCGGCCATGCTCACCGGATTGCCATTCAGCTTCACCGGCCACGCCAAGGACGTCTATACCCAGAACCCCTTGGCCCTGACCGAAAAAATCCGCCACGCGGCCTTTGCCGTGACCTGCACCGGGCATAACCGCGACTACCTGGAACGCCTGGCCGCCGGGCGGACCCCGGTCCATCTGGTCTACCACGGCATCGACCTGTCGCTTTTTTCCCCCGGCCCGCCGCCGCCCCTGAAACCGCCCTACCGCATCCTCAGCGTGGCCCGGCTCACGGCGAAAAAAGGCCTGCCCACGGTCCTGCGCGCCCTGGGCCTTCTGGCCGAAATGGGCCTTGATTTCACCTGCGACGTCATCGGCGAGGGCGAGGACCGCCAGAAATTGGAGGCCCTGGCCGGCTATTGCGGCATCTCCACCAGGGTCTTTTTTCACGGGGCCATGCCCCACGAAAAGGTCCTCGATTTCTACCGCGCGGCCCACGCCTTTGTCCTGGGCTGCCAGGTGCTGCCAAACGGCGACCGCGACGGCATTCCCAACGTCCTGGTGGAGAGCATGGCCATGGGCGTGCCTGTGGCCGCGACCAGCGTCTCGGCCATCCCGGAACTGGTGACCGAGGGCGAAACCGGCCTGCTGGTCCCGCCCGGCGACCCCGAGGCCCTGGCCCAGGCCGTGCATCGGCTTGTGACCGACGCCGGCCTGCGGGGGCGGATCATCCCGGCGGCCATGGAAAAGGTGCGCCGGGACTTCGACAACACGGTCCACACCGCGCGCCTGGCGGACATCTTCCGGCAGCGCGCCGGAAGCCCTCCCGGGATTTTCGCATAA
- a CDS encoding type II toxin-antitoxin system RelE family toxin — protein MAAMTDAPDPWAVILLEKEKRYLAKLPRKERRRLLDAMSALHTDPFAGDVARLKGSMEGWRLRVGRWQVLSPWINTGAP, from the coding sequence ATGGCCGCGATGACTGACGCGCCCGATCCCTGGGCGGTCATCCTCTTGGAGAAGGAAAAACGATATCTGGCCAAATTGCCCAGGAAGGAGCGGAGGCGGCTTCTCGACGCCATGTCGGCCCTGCACACCGACCCGTTTGCCGGCGACGTGGCCAGGCTCAAGGGGAGCATGGAGGGCTGGCGGCTTCGCGTGGGGCGCTGGCAGGTCCTTTCGCCGTGGATCAACACCGGCGCGCCGTGA
- a CDS encoding type II toxin-antitoxin system HicB family antitoxin, whose translation MRYKDFLGEFEYDERERIFHGRVVNIQDVVTFEGRSIAELETALADSVEDYLDFCREIGKTPEMSHSGKFNVRISMAVHRLAAAAAMVQGKS comes from the coding sequence ATGCGGTACAAGGATTTTCTCGGGGAATTCGAGTACGACGAGCGGGAGCGGATTTTTCACGGCCGGGTGGTGAACATCCAGGACGTGGTGACGTTCGAGGGGCGTTCTATTGCCGAGCTTGAAACGGCCCTGGCCGATTCCGTCGAGGACTATCTGGATTTCTGCCGGGAGATCGGAAAGACGCCGGAGATGTCGCATTCCGGGAAGTTCAACGTCCGCATTTCCATGGCCGTCCATCGGCTGGCTGCCGCCGCCGCCATGGTGCAGGGCAAGAGCTAG
- a CDS encoding glycosyltransferase family protein → MAQPTTYNILMYSHDTYGLGHIRRTLAIASHMRQKGVNILILTGSPLAGRFSSPDGVDFVRIPGMIKKTNEEYLPLSIKINARHALNIRRNIIVATAKAFQPHLFIVDKAPMGLKREVIPTLKWLKRRLPRTRTILGLRDIMDDAATTRKDWRDKGVYEVLEKYYSEIWVYGDRDLYDPIVEYDIPESISRKMVFTGYIPRLVPLRHSMAAVRREERISGEEKLVLVTTGGGGDGYPLMESYLDMLEGMKSPPFRSVLVSGPFMPRPEREAIARRAAGLRVRFYHFYRRMEVLLGLADAVVTMGGYNTTCEILSQIKPSLVIPREVPRLEQRIRAEMLSRRKLIEFLPWEDLSPEALRDKIGVLLDDPEPYCRAMGAFKFCGLDVISARVAEFRAAQEREAGEGPARPKRKRAGEAANVAGEAGDAG, encoded by the coding sequence ATGGCTCAGCCCACCACCTACAATATTCTCATGTATTCCCATGACACCTACGGTCTGGGACACATCCGCCGCACCCTGGCCATCGCCTCGCACATGCGCCAAAAAGGGGTGAACATCCTCATCCTGACCGGCTCGCCCCTGGCCGGGCGTTTTTCCTCGCCCGACGGCGTGGATTTCGTGCGCATCCCGGGCATGATCAAGAAGACCAACGAGGAATACCTGCCCCTGTCCATCAAGATCAACGCCCGCCACGCCTTAAACATCCGGCGGAACATCATCGTGGCCACGGCCAAGGCCTTCCAGCCGCATCTTTTCATCGTGGACAAGGCCCCCATGGGCCTTAAGCGCGAGGTCATTCCCACGCTCAAATGGCTCAAGCGCCGGCTGCCGAGGACCCGCACCATCCTTGGGCTTCGCGACATCATGGACGACGCCGCGACCACCCGAAAGGACTGGCGGGACAAGGGCGTCTACGAGGTCCTGGAGAAATATTATTCCGAGATCTGGGTCTACGGGGACCGGGACCTCTACGATCCCATCGTGGAATACGACATTCCCGAGAGCATAAGCCGCAAGATGGTGTTCACCGGCTACATCCCGCGTCTGGTGCCCCTGCGCCATTCCATGGCCGCTGTGCGGCGCGAGGAGCGGATTTCCGGGGAGGAAAAACTGGTCCTGGTGACCACGGGCGGCGGCGGCGACGGCTATCCGCTCATGGAATCCTACCTGGACATGCTCGAGGGCATGAAAAGTCCGCCGTTTCGCAGCGTGCTGGTGTCGGGGCCGTTCATGCCCCGTCCGGAGCGGGAGGCCATCGCCCGGCGCGCGGCGGGTCTTCGGGTGCGTTTCTACCACTTCTACCGGCGCATGGAGGTGCTTCTGGGGCTGGCCGACGCGGTGGTGACCATGGGCGGCTACAACACCACCTGCGAGATATTGAGCCAGATCAAGCCCTCCCTGGTGATCCCCCGGGAGGTGCCGCGTCTGGAGCAGCGCATCCGGGCCGAGATGCTTTCGAGGCGCAAGCTGATCGAGTTTTTGCCGTGGGAGGACCTCTCTCCGGAGGCGCTACGGGACAAGATCGGGGTGCTTCTGGACGATCCGGAGCCGTATTGCCGGGCCATGGGGGCGTTCAAGTTCTGCGGGCTGGACGTGATCTCGGCCCGGGTGGCGGAATTCCGGGCGGCCCAGGAGCGCGAGGCCGGCGAGGGGCCGGCGCGGCCGAAGAGGAAGCGGGCGGGGGAGGCGGCGAACGTGGCTGGCGAGGCCGGGGACGCGGGGTAG
- a CDS encoding sigma-54-dependent transcriptional regulator, whose protein sequence is MPEKTILFVAQAQAVTALFPCLKEAGISAAIADSLAGALAFLRKAKPLIVFSQAKIGIYKAEALLAQAREAGGFPPVIVFTDRGSAAEAQVFLEQGARDYWLEPLVWEKIQAVLPREAVAPSAVGPAESPRRAPLGAGPGGAIPSDAGSGRFAIIGDHPAIRRVLALARQVAKSRATVLISGESGTGKEMFARFLHSHSDRADGPFVAINCAALPEHLLESELFGHEKGAFTGAIARKLGKFELAQGGSILLDEISEMDMGLQAKLLRVLQEGEFDRVGGMETVRADVRVLATTNRRLEEYVEEGKFRQDLYYRLNVIPLKLPPLRERGQDIPRLADYFVDKYCRAYGIARPRFAPEAMDWLVAYDWPGNVRELQNLMERAVLLASGGLITMAHFLLDADNWPDLEIAAEREANAPLAVGAGEGATRTGPGEDEAGGGLVPAGGFAALAGEPSGEIETLDLMERRMIMKSLDKTEGNRTQAAQLLGISVRTLRNKLNEYRKLGLNIP, encoded by the coding sequence ATGCCGGAAAAGACAATACTTTTTGTCGCCCAGGCGCAGGCGGTGACCGCGCTTTTCCCCTGTCTCAAGGAGGCCGGGATATCCGCCGCGATTGCCGATTCTCTGGCCGGCGCACTGGCTTTTCTTCGGAAAGCGAAGCCGCTGATCGTTTTTTCCCAGGCCAAGATCGGCATTTATAAGGCCGAGGCGCTTCTTGCACAGGCCCGGGAGGCCGGGGGCTTCCCGCCGGTCATCGTCTTCACCGACCGGGGGTCGGCCGCCGAGGCCCAGGTATTTCTCGAACAGGGGGCCAGGGATTATTGGCTCGAACCGCTGGTGTGGGAAAAGATCCAGGCGGTCCTGCCGCGCGAGGCCGTGGCGCCGTCCGCCGTTGGGCCGGCCGAATCCCCGCGCCGCGCGCCGCTCGGCGCGGGACCGGGCGGCGCGATCCCTTCGGACGCCGGAAGCGGCCGGTTCGCCATCATCGGCGACCATCCGGCCATCCGCCGCGTGTTGGCCCTGGCGCGACAGGTGGCCAAGTCCCGGGCCACAGTGCTCATCTCCGGCGAATCCGGCACGGGCAAGGAGATGTTCGCCCGCTTCCTGCACAGCCACAGCGATCGGGCCGATGGTCCCTTCGTGGCCATCAACTGCGCGGCCCTGCCCGAACATCTCCTGGAAAGCGAACTGTTCGGCCACGAAAAAGGGGCCTTTACCGGGGCCATCGCCCGCAAACTCGGCAAGTTCGAGTTGGCCCAGGGCGGCAGCATCCTTTTGGACGAGATTTCCGAGATGGACATGGGCCTTCAGGCCAAGCTTCTGCGCGTGCTCCAGGAGGGCGAGTTCGACCGGGTGGGCGGCATGGAGACCGTGCGCGCCGATGTGCGCGTGCTGGCCACCACCAACCGCCGCCTGGAGGAGTACGTGGAGGAGGGCAAGTTCCGCCAGGACCTGTACTACCGTTTGAACGTCATTCCCCTGAAGCTGCCGCCGCTGCGCGAGCGCGGCCAGGACATCCCCAGGCTGGCCGACTATTTCGTGGACAAGTATTGCCGGGCCTACGGCATCGCCCGGCCCCGGTTCGCCCCCGAGGCCATGGACTGGCTGGTGGCCTACGACTGGCCGGGAAATGTGCGCGAGTTGCAAAACCTCATGGAACGCGCCGTGCTTCTTGCCAGCGGCGGCCTGATCACCATGGCCCATTTCCTGCTCGACGCCGATAACTGGCCGGACCTGGAGATCGCGGCGGAAAGGGAGGCGAACGCGCCTCTGGCTGTCGGGGCCGGGGAGGGCGCGACCCGCACCGGTCCGGGCGAGGACGAGGCCGGCGGGGGACTCGTCCCGGCCGGCGGTTTCGCGGCCCTGGCCGGCGAACCGTCCGGGGAGATCGAGACCCTGGACCTCATGGAACGGCGCATGATCATGAAGAGCCTGGACAAGACCGAGGGCAACCGCACCCAGGCCGCCCAGCTCCTCGGCATCTCCGTGCGCACCCTGCGTAACAAGCTCAACGAATACCGCAAGCTCGGCCTGAACATCCCCTGA
- a CDS encoding DUF2333 family protein yields MPTTTTTPPEPEKKTIFARKIPARYLIIAAGFILFWPVAFYAVGILNGIYDAVDPTRFAEVDESVKALVQNVNENTPAPEKGAILAEVVIHQLEREMRSTFGWSANDILPTRFLDNRASRQKGVIFATRMLIRFFSTRCSKYGAMGAEHEALKDAREKRLVYAEDVWGFFHSSTESEYQKGIDLVRRYEKELAAGTAVFNLRSDDIYDLLTYITGREFLDQPMGLLIQSGEDVFFSEEDDRIYYAQGAMLVVRDFLFALVKCYPSIGQKGGEENLKEAFRAMDKICSFDPPFVVEGSHDSMLADHRGKMARYYITVISRLNDVTQSVNR; encoded by the coding sequence ATGCCCACGACCACCACGACCCCGCCCGAGCCCGAAAAAAAGACCATCTTCGCCCGCAAGATTCCGGCCCGGTACCTGATCATCGCCGCCGGATTCATCCTGTTCTGGCCCGTGGCCTTCTACGCCGTAGGAATCCTAAACGGCATTTACGACGCCGTCGATCCCACACGTTTTGCCGAGGTGGACGAATCCGTCAAGGCCCTGGTGCAAAACGTCAATGAAAATACGCCGGCCCCGGAAAAAGGGGCCATCCTGGCCGAGGTCGTCATCCATCAGCTCGAACGGGAAATGCGCTCCACCTTCGGCTGGTCGGCCAACGACATTCTGCCCACGCGGTTTTTGGACAACCGGGCCTCGCGCCAAAAAGGCGTCATCTTCGCCACCCGCATGCTGATCCGCTTTTTTTCCACGCGCTGCAGCAAATACGGGGCCATGGGCGCGGAACACGAGGCCCTCAAGGACGCCCGGGAAAAACGCCTGGTCTACGCCGAGGACGTCTGGGGATTTTTTCATTCCTCCACGGAAAGCGAATACCAGAAGGGCATCGACCTGGTGCGGCGCTACGAAAAGGAACTGGCCGCCGGCACGGCCGTGTTCAACCTGCGCTCGGACGACATCTACGACCTTCTGACCTACATCACCGGCCGGGAATTTCTGGACCAGCCCATGGGGCTTCTGATCCAGTCCGGCGAGGACGTGTTCTTTTCCGAGGAGGACGACCGCATCTACTACGCCCAGGGGGCCATGCTGGTGGTGCGCGACTTCCTTTTCGCCCTGGTCAAGTGCTACCCGTCCATCGGCCAAAAGGGCGGCGAGGAGAATTTGAAGGAGGCCTTTCGGGCCATGGACAAGATCTGCTCCTTCGACCCGCCGTTCGTGGTCGAGGGGTCCCACGACTCCATGCTGGCCGACCACCGGGGCAAGATGGCCCGGTACTACATCACGGTCATCAGCAGGCTCAACGATGTGACCCAGTCGGTGAACCGGTAG
- a CDS encoding Fic family protein — translation MPRTDTIRITPELLALVAECDEFKGAWRALGALAPDRLRALRRVATIESVGSSTRIEGASLSDREVQRLLSRLSVTPFATRDEQEVAGYAQTMEMVFDSWADIPLTENHIKQLHRDLLRHSEKDARHRGEYKKFPNTVAAFDPDGRQLGVIFETASPFATPGRMAELVSWLDEHNDRKLLHPLLRIAVFVVAFLEIHPFQDGNGRLSRILTTLLLLRDGYAYVPYSSLESVIESGKEAYYLALRQTQGTLRTASPDWQPWLAYFLKALARQTRRLKVKVEREKIVLAALPELAVRIVEQARMHGRVTMGGMIAMTGASRNTLKEHFRRLVGQGLLSRHGSGKGTWYALP, via the coding sequence GTGCCGCGAACCGACACCATCCGCATCACCCCCGAGTTGTTGGCCCTCGTGGCGGAATGCGATGAATTCAAGGGCGCATGGCGCGCCCTGGGCGCCCTGGCCCCGGACCGGTTGCGCGCCCTGCGCCGCGTCGCCACCATCGAAAGCGTCGGGTCCTCGACCCGCATCGAGGGGGCCAGTCTCTCCGACCGCGAGGTGCAGCGCCTGCTCTCGCGCCTGAGCGTCACCCCCTTCGCCACCCGGGACGAACAGGAGGTGGCCGGATATGCGCAGACCATGGAGATGGTCTTCGACTCCTGGGCGGACATCCCCCTGACCGAAAACCACATCAAGCAACTGCACCGCGATTTGCTACGCCACAGTGAAAAAGACGCCCGACATCGCGGGGAATACAAAAAATTCCCCAACACCGTGGCGGCGTTCGATCCGGACGGACGACAGCTCGGGGTCATCTTCGAAACGGCCTCGCCTTTCGCCACGCCGGGACGCATGGCCGAACTCGTCTCCTGGCTCGATGAGCACAACGACCGCAAACTGCTGCATCCGTTGCTGCGCATCGCCGTATTCGTGGTGGCATTTCTGGAGATACATCCCTTTCAGGACGGCAACGGACGCCTAAGCCGCATCCTGACCACCCTGCTTCTGTTGCGGGACGGCTATGCCTATGTCCCGTACAGTTCGCTGGAAAGCGTCATCGAGAGCGGCAAGGAGGCGTATTATCTCGCCCTGCGCCAGACGCAGGGCACGCTACGCACAGCCTCGCCGGATTGGCAGCCCTGGCTTGCGTACTTTCTAAAGGCATTGGCGCGGCAGACACGGCGTCTGAAGGTGAAGGTGGAGCGGGAAAAGATCGTCCTGGCCGCCCTGCCGGAACTTGCCGTGCGCATCGTCGAGCAGGCCCGGATGCACGGGCGCGTCACCATGGGTGGGATGATCGCCATGACCGGAGCCAGCCGCAATACGCTCAAGGAGCATTTCCGCCGGCTCGTCGGGCAGGGGCTGCTTTCGCGGCATGGTTCCGGGAAAGGGACGTGGTACGCGTTGCCCTGA